One region of Candidatus Polarisedimenticolaceae bacterium genomic DNA includes:
- a CDS encoding MopE-related protein: MVLRAPLRYLFSKAGETMIPVACGASLAAVLLHAAVAGSTHGACNVFHRDADGDGFGDPAISITVCHGPVPRGWVADASDCDDAHASVHPGAAEICDGLDNDCNGLVDEDADGVDSDGDGVHNACDNCRSAFNPDQADTDGDHVGDACDDCPETFNPAQDDFDGDGWGDACDNCVFVANPTQSDIDADGEGDVCDLDDGVIYILGTDDKDYIEWQDEIGSSRWSVYEGDLSILKATGAYAQTPGSNALAEQVCGVFNPYLGDEAVPEAGQAQFFLVAGITAGIEGDLGADSAGTPRENAIPCP; this comes from the coding sequence GTGGTGCTTCGGGCACCCCTGCGGTACCTGTTCTCGAAGGCAGGGGAGACGATGATCCCGGTGGCGTGCGGTGCCTCGCTTGCGGCCGTGCTGCTTCACGCAGCGGTCGCGGGGAGTACGCACGGCGCCTGCAACGTCTTCCATCGGGACGCGGACGGTGACGGGTTCGGCGATCCCGCGATCTCGATCACCGTGTGCCACGGCCCGGTGCCTCGCGGCTGGGTCGCGGACGCGAGCGACTGCGACGACGCGCACGCGTCGGTTCATCCGGGGGCCGCGGAGATCTGCGACGGCCTCGACAACGACTGCAACGGCCTCGTCGACGAAGACGCCGACGGCGTCGACTCCGACGGCGACGGCGTCCACAACGCGTGCGACAACTGCCGGTCGGCGTTCAACCCGGATCAGGCCGACACGGACGGCGACCACGTCGGGGACGCCTGCGACGACTGTCCCGAGACGTTCAATCCGGCGCAGGACGACTTCGACGGCGACGGCTGGGGTGACGCCTGCGACAACTGCGTCTTCGTCGCGAACCCGACGCAGTCCGACATCGACGCCGACGGCGAAGGCGACGTGTGCGATCTCGACGACGGCGTCATCTACATCCTCGGCACCGACGACAAGGACTACATCGAGTGGCAGGACGAGATCGGGTCGTCGCGGTGGAGCGTCTACGAAGGCGACCTCTCGATCTTGAAGGCGACCGGGGCGTACGCGCAGACCCCCGGATCGAACGCGCTCGCGGAGCAGGTGTGCGGCGTGTTCAACCCGTACCTCGGGGACGAGGCCGTGCCAGAGGCGGGCCAGGCGCAGTTCTTCCTCGTCGCGGGGATCACCGCGGGAATCGAGGGGGACCTGGGAGCCGACAGCGCGGGGACGCCTCGCGAGAATGCGATCCCCTGTCCCTAG
- a CDS encoding prolyl oligopeptidase family serine peptidase, with protein MRALRLAVAVALLAAPFVARAADDDPYQWLEEVEGTRSLSWVKEQNTRSLGELQAVKEYQPIYDKTLSIYDSQDKIAFPNVMGRYIYNFWQDKAHARGIWRRTSISSYKTASPQWDTVIDLDALSRDDKATWVWKGADCAHPDFRRCLINLSRGGGDAVVVREFDTETKSFVKDGFTLPEAKTEASFKDLDTLWVSTDFGPDTLTTSGYARIVKLWKRGTPLASAKTVLTAKKEDVGVGAGTEFTADGKYDLVGVNPTIFTRRSYLMVGDRLVHLSLPEDADFRGIFRDRAIFEVRSDWKPGATTYKQGSLLAVAIDDLLADRDTVSTIFEPSERVSLGEVRLTKDQIVMSTLDNVRSKLYRVNLGDAGWTKEEIALPGQGNADIVGTSRDNEIFFYQYQDFLTPSSLFLVEKEATTKIKSLPAYFDAAGMSVNQYEATSKDGTKIPYFVVAPKGFKADGTASTLLYAYGGFEVAEQPSYSGVVGSAWLARGGVYVLANIRGGGEFGPAWHLAAIKANRLKTNEDFVAVAQDLIAKKITTSRHLGIMGGSNGGLLVGTAFTLQPDLFHAVVCQVPLLDMKRYSHLLAGASWMDEYGDPDKPEDWSYIQTFSPYQLVKKDVQYPRVFFWTTTKDDRVHPAHARKMVAKMLGQGHDVLYFENVEGGHGTGGVNSQKALTVALQYAYLWKTLE; from the coding sequence ATGCGCGCTCTCCGTCTCGCCGTCGCCGTTGCCCTTCTGGCCGCGCCTTTCGTGGCGCGTGCCGCCGATGACGATCCCTATCAGTGGCTGGAAGAGGTCGAGGGCACCCGCTCTCTCTCGTGGGTCAAGGAGCAGAACACGAGGTCGCTCGGCGAGCTGCAGGCGGTGAAGGAGTACCAGCCGATCTACGACAAGACGCTTTCGATCTACGACTCGCAGGACAAGATCGCGTTTCCGAACGTCATGGGCAGGTACATCTACAACTTCTGGCAGGACAAGGCGCACGCGCGCGGGATCTGGCGCCGCACTTCGATCTCGTCGTACAAGACGGCTTCACCCCAGTGGGACACCGTGATCGACCTCGACGCGCTCTCGCGCGACGACAAGGCCACCTGGGTCTGGAAGGGAGCGGACTGCGCGCACCCGGATTTCCGGCGGTGCCTGATCAACCTGTCACGCGGCGGCGGCGACGCCGTCGTGGTGCGCGAGTTCGACACCGAGACGAAGAGCTTCGTGAAGGACGGCTTCACCCTTCCCGAGGCGAAGACCGAAGCGTCGTTCAAGGACCTCGACACGCTCTGGGTCTCGACCGATTTCGGTCCCGACACGCTGACGACCTCGGGCTATGCGCGCATCGTGAAGCTCTGGAAGCGCGGCACGCCGCTCGCTTCGGCGAAGACGGTCTTGACGGCGAAGAAGGAGGACGTCGGCGTCGGTGCGGGAACGGAGTTCACCGCGGACGGCAAGTACGACCTCGTCGGCGTCAATCCGACGATCTTCACGCGGCGGAGCTATCTCATGGTCGGCGACCGCCTCGTGCACCTCTCCCTTCCGGAGGATGCGGACTTCCGTGGGATCTTCCGCGACCGGGCGATCTTCGAGGTCAGGAGCGACTGGAAGCCCGGGGCGACGACGTACAAGCAGGGCTCGCTCCTCGCGGTGGCGATCGACGACCTCCTCGCCGACCGCGACACCGTCTCGACGATCTTCGAGCCTTCGGAGCGTGTCTCCTTGGGCGAGGTGCGTCTCACCAAGGACCAGATCGTCATGTCGACCCTCGACAACGTGCGCTCCAAGCTCTACCGCGTGAACCTGGGAGACGCCGGCTGGACGAAGGAGGAGATCGCCCTCCCCGGCCAGGGCAACGCCGACATCGTGGGAACGTCGCGGGACAACGAGATCTTCTTCTACCAGTATCAAGACTTCCTCACCCCGTCGTCGCTCTTCCTCGTCGAGAAGGAGGCGACGACGAAGATCAAGTCGCTCCCCGCCTACTTCGATGCCGCCGGGATGAGCGTCAACCAGTACGAGGCGACGTCGAAGGACGGGACCAAGATCCCCTACTTCGTCGTAGCGCCGAAGGGGTTCAAGGCCGACGGCACCGCGTCCACGCTGCTCTACGCGTACGGCGGCTTCGAGGTCGCCGAGCAGCCGAGCTACAGCGGCGTCGTCGGCTCCGCGTGGCTCGCGCGCGGCGGCGTGTACGTGCTCGCCAACATCCGCGGCGGCGGCGAGTTCGGGCCGGCGTGGCACCTGGCCGCGATCAAGGCGAATCGGCTCAAGACCAACGAGGACTTCGTGGCGGTCGCTCAGGACCTCATCGCCAAGAAGATCACGACGTCACGCCACCTCGGGATCATGGGCGGAAGCAACGGCGGCCTCCTCGTCGGGACAGCGTTCACGCTCCAGCCGGACCTCTTCCACGCCGTCGTCTGCCAGGTCCCCCTTCTCGACATGAAGCGCTACTCGCACCTCCTCGCCGGAGCCTCGTGGATGGACGAGTACGGCGACCCGGACAAGCCGGAGGACTGGAGCTACATCCAGACGTTCTCGCCCTACCAGCTCGTGAAGAAGGACGTCCAGTACCCGCGCGTCTTCTTCTGGACGACGACGAAGGACGACCGCGTGCATCCGGCGCACGCGCGCAAGATGGTCGCGAAGATGCTCGGTCAAGGCCACGACGTCCTCTACTTCGAGAACGTCGAAGGCGGCCACGGCACCGGCGGCGTCAACTCGCAGAAGGCGCTGACGGTCGCGCTCCAGTACGCCTACCTGTGGAAGACGCTCGAGTGA